Proteins found in one Aneurinibacillus uraniidurans genomic segment:
- a CDS encoding response regulator, with amino-acid sequence MKIRVLIADDHTIVRSGLTMLINAQENMEVIGEASDGAEAVQKALQLKPDVVLMDLNMPPGQNGLVATGHLKEAAPEIEILILTMHDDSEYLFRVLKAGASGYILKNADDMDLLQAITTVCGGQAYLYPKATKSLIEDFLNRVSLGENTDQYQQLTAREQEVLTWIAKGYSNKEIGELLHLSVKTVEVHKAKIMDKLQLKTRPELVRYAFTKGLLDF; translated from the coding sequence ATGAAAATTCGGGTGTTAATTGCGGATGATCATACGATTGTACGTTCAGGATTAACGATGCTGATTAATGCGCAGGAGAATATGGAAGTGATTGGAGAAGCGTCTGATGGGGCGGAAGCAGTTCAAAAGGCGCTTCAGCTTAAGCCTGATGTAGTGCTGATGGATTTAAATATGCCCCCCGGGCAAAATGGACTCGTCGCAACCGGGCATTTGAAAGAGGCAGCACCTGAAATTGAGATTTTAATTCTGACAATGCATGACGATAGTGAATATTTGTTCCGTGTGCTCAAAGCCGGGGCATCCGGCTACATTTTGAAGAATGCAGATGATATGGACTTGCTTCAGGCGATAACAACGGTATGTGGTGGGCAGGCATATTTGTATCCGAAGGCAACTAAGTCACTCATTGAGGATTTTTTGAATCGGGTTTCGCTCGGGGAAAACACGGATCAGTATCAGCAGCTGACCGCACGGGAGCAGGAAGTATTGACGTGGATTGCCAAAGGGTATTCGAATAAGGAGATCGGAGAGTTACTTCACCTATCAGTCAAAACGGTTGAGGTACATAAGGCCAAAATCATGGATAAGCTCCAGTTGAAAACACGGCCTGAACTTGTACGTTATGCTTTTACAAAAGGTTTGCTTGATTTTTGA